One Archangium violaceum genomic window, GCGTAGCTGCCGTGGTCCATCCACGGCTGACCAGCGGCCTCGGCGGCGGCCTTGGTCTCGAGGCGAATCTTTCGCGGCAGGGTCAACGTCAATTCGTCCACCAGCTGGAGCGGAGCCGCGGGGTAGCCCGCCTGGAGGCCCGCCTGCTCGATGGAGGCAGGCGCAATTCCCTCGCCCACCATGGCGATGGCCTCGTTGAGGAACGTGCCAATCACCCGGCTGGTGAAGAAGCCCCGGCTGTCGTTGACGACGATGGGCGTCTTTCCAATCTGGACCGCGATGTCGATGGCCTTCGCCAGCGTGGCGTCGCTCGTCGTCTTGCCCGCGATGAGCTCGAGCAGCGGCATCTTGTCCACCGGGGAGAAGAAGTGCATCCCGACGAAGTCGGCCGGCCGCTTCACGCCCTCGGCGAGCAGGGTGATGGGCAGGGTCGAGGTGTTGGAAGCAAGCACCGCGTCCGGGGCGACCACGCCTTGAATCTCCTGGAAGACCTGGTGCTTGAGCTTCACGTCCTCGAAGACCGCTTCGATGACCAGATCACAGCCCGCGAGCGCGGCGGCATCCGCGGTGGGGTGGATTCGCGCCAGGAGCGCGTCGCCCTTCTCCTTCGTGGACTGGCCCTTCTGGATGGCCTTCTCCACCAGCTTGACCGAGTACTGCTTGCCCTTCTCGGCGGAGGCGAGACTCACGTCCTTGAGCACCACGTCGATGCCGGCCTTGGCGCACACATAGGCAATGCCGGCGCCCATCATCCCGGCGCCGAGGACTCCAACCTTCTTCGCCGTGTGCTGCGGGAAGCCCTTCGGGCGGCCGCCGCCCGACTTGATGTGCTGCATGTCGAAGAAGAACGCCTGAATCATGTTCTTCGCGACCTGGCCGGTGACGAGCTCGGTGAAGTAGCGCGACTCGATGGTGAACGCGGTGTCGATGTCCACCTGCGTGCTCTCGACGGCCACCGCCATGATGGCGCGCGGCGCCGGCATGTTCGCGCCCTTGAGTTGCTTGCGCAGGTTGGCGGGGAACGCGGGCAGGTTCGCCGCGAGGGAGGGCGAGGATGGGGTGCCGCCCGGAATCTTGTAGCCCTTCTGGTCCCACGGCTGCTGCGCCGTGGGGTTCGCCTTCACCCAGGCCCTGGCCGCGGGCAGGAGCGCGTCCACCGAGTCCACCACCTCGTGCACGAGGCCCAGTTCCTTCGCCTCCCGCGGCCGGTAACTCTGGCCCTGGAGCAGGACCTTCATCAGCGCGTCCACGATGCCGAGCATGCGCACCGTGCGCACCACGCCTCCGCCGCCGGGAAGCAGTCCGAGCGTCACCTCTGGCAGCCCGAGCTGCACGCCCTTGACGTCGGCGACGATGCGCCGGTGACACGCGAGCGCGATCTCGAGCCCACCCCCGAGCGCCGCGCCGTTGATGGCCGCGACCACGGGCTTACCCAGGGTCTCCAGCGTCCGCAGCTGCGCTTTGATTTCCTGTCCGAGCTCGAAGACCTGCTTCGCCTCGTCCTTCTTCACGTTGCGCAAATCGTTCAGGTCACCGCCCGCGAAGAACGTCTTCTTCGCCGAGGTGATGATGACGCCCGTGAGGGTGTCCTTCTCCTTGACCAGGCGGTCCACGGTCGCGCGCATGGACTTCACGTACGCGGCGTTCATCGTGTTGGCGGACTGGCCCGGATCATCCAACGTCAAGACCACGATGCCGTCGGCGTCTCGCTCCCAGCGGATGGTGTTCTGCTCGCTCATGGGTTCGCTCGAATGTTGTCGATAAAAGAGGGGGAAGAGGTTCAAACGCGCTCGACGAGGGTGGCCACGCCCATCCCGCCGCCGACGCACAGGGTGACGACCGCGCGGCGTGCCTTGCGCCGCTCGAGCTCGTCCACCACGGTCCCGAGAATCATCGCGCCAGTGGCCCCGAGCGGGTGGCCCATGGCGATCGCACCGCCGTTGACGTTGAGCTTCTCGCTCGGGATGGCGAGGTCCTTCTGGTACTTGAGGACCACGGAGGCGAAGGCCTCGTTGAGCTCGAAGAGGTCGATATCCTTGACGGAGAGGCCGGCGATCTCGAGCAGCTTCCGGGTGGCCGGAATCGGGCCGGTGAGCATGAGGGTCGGGTCCGCACCGGACGTGGCGACGGCGGCGATGCGCGCCCGCGGCGTGAGGCCGAGCGCCTTGCCGACCATCTCCGAGCCCACCAGCACGAGCGCCGCGCCGTCGACGATGCCGGACGAGTTCCCCGGCGTGTGTACGTGGTGGATCTTCTCCACGAAGTGATACTTCTGCAGCGCCACCGCGTCGAAGCCGCCGGCCTCGCCGACCCCGGCGAAGGACGGGTTGAGCTGACCGAGCGAGGCCACGGTGGAATCCGGGCGCATGTGCTCGTCGCGGTCGAGCACGGTGAGGCCGTTCTGGTCCACCACTGGAACGACGGAGTTCTTGAAGTATCCGGCGGCCCAGGCCCTGGCCGCGCGCTCCTGCGACTGCGCGGCATAGCGGTCCACGTCCTCGCGGGTGAAGCCCTCCATCGTCGCGATCAGGTCCGCGGAGATGCCCTGGGGCACGAAGTACGTGTCATAGTTGGTGGCCGGGTCCAGGGCCCAGGCGCCGCCGTCCGAGCCCATCGGGACGCGCGACATGCTCTCCACGCCGCCCGCGATGACCAGGTGCTCCCAGCCCGAGCGCACCTGCTGGGCGGCCATGTTCACCGCGGTCAGGCCCGAGGCGCAGAAGCGGTTGAGCTGGACTCCGCCAGTCGTCTCCGGAAGTCCGGCCGCGAGCACGAGGGTCCGGGCGATGTCCGCGCCCTGGTCCCCTACCGGGGAGACCACGCCGAGCACCACGTCGTCGATCCGCTGGGGATCCAAATTCGGGTTGCGTTTCTTGAGCGCATCCACCAGGCCGACGAGCAGCGAGAGGGGCTTGATTCCGTGCAGCGCGCCCTTCTTGCCCTTGCCGCGGGGGGTGCGAACGGCGTCGAAGATGAAAGCTTCCTGGCTCACCGGGAGCCTCCTTGCGAAACGATGGAAGTGGTTCAGAGGGAACGGGCGACGAGCTCTTTCATGATCTCATTCGCACCGGCGAAAATCCGCAACACGCGGGTATCGGCGAACAGGTGGGCAATGGGGTACTCCTTCATGTACCCATATCCGCCAAAGAGTTGAAGGCAGCGATCCACGACGATGCAGGCCTGGTCGGTCACCCAGTATTTGGCCATGGCCGCCGTGGTCACGTCGAGCTGGCCCTCGAGGTGGGATTGGATGCAGTCATCGATGAAGGTGCGGCAGACACGCCTCAGGGTCGCGCACTCCGCGAGCTCGAAGCGTGTGTTCTGCAAGGCGAAGAGGGGCTTGCCGAAGACGTGGCGCTGCCTGGTGTACTCGACCGTCAAATCCACGGCGCGCTCGAGGCTCGCCATCCCGATGAGCGCCACGCTCAGCCGCTCCTGGGGCAGTTGCTGCATCATCTGGACGAAACCACGGCCCTCCTCGCCGCCGAGCAGATTGACGGCGGGGACCTTCATGTCATCGAAGAAGAGCTCGGTCGTGTCCTGGCCCTTGCCGCCGAGCTTGTCGAGGATGCGGCCCCGCATGAAACCAGGCGTCGTGTCGGAGACCTCGGCGCACAACAGCGAGATGCCGGCGTGCCCCTTCGCATCCCCCGTCCGCACGGCGATGATGAGGAAGTCACAGACGTGGCCGTTGGAGATGAACGTCTTCGCGCCGCTCACCCGGTAGAAATCACCGTCCCGCACCGCGCGGGTGGAGATGGCCTGGAGGTCCGAACCCGTCCCCGGCTCGGTCATGGCGATGGCCCCCACCCACTCACCGCTCGCGAGTCTGGGCAGCCACTTCTGCTTCTGGGCCTCGGACGCATAGGCGAGGAGGTAGTGCGCGACGATGGCGCAATGCACCGAGAAGCCCATCGAAGGGTCCCCGGCGCGGATCTGCTCCTCGATGAGGACCGCCTCGTGCGCGAACGTTCCGCCGCCTCCGCCGTAGGCCTCCGGAATGGACATGCACAAGAGCCCAAGCTCGCCTGCTCGCCGATAGAGCGCCTTGTCCGGATGACCCTGGGCCACGTGCTTGGGCACGTTGGGAAGGACCTCTTTCGTGAAGTAGGCGGCCGCGAGCCCGCGCACCTGCTCGAGCTCGTCCGAGCTCCATGGGGAACGTCTCGTCATGTCTGCCTCTCTCTTCTCAGGTTCCGCTCTAGAGTCCGAACGTCTTGCCGATGATGTCGCGCTGGATTTCGCTCGTGCCGCCATAGACGGTGGAGATCACCGTGGCGCGCAGATGCGACTCCATGTCGTACTCGAGGGCGTAGCCGTAGCCCCCCATCATCTGCATGCCTTCGAGCGCCACGCGCTTGGCCGTCTCGGTCGCCTTCAGCTTCGCCATCGACGCCTCGCGGGGGAGCATCCGCTCGGGAGCCTCGTCCGCCATCGCGGCCACGCGGTAGATGAGTAGCTCACAGCAATCGAGCTCGGTGGCGAGGTCCGCGATCCGGTGCTTGAGCGCCTGGAAGGAACCAATCGGCCGGCCGAACTGCTTGCGCTCCTTCACGTACGCGACGGCGTCATCGAAGGCACGCCGGCCGCGGCCGAGCATGGTCGCGGCGAGGATGAGCCGCTCGCTGTTGAGCCCCGCCATCAGCTGGGGCCAGGCCTGGTCCACGGTTCCGACCACGGCGCTCTCGGGCAGGAAGCAGTCGGTGAAGTAGACGTCATTCACGTCCTTGCCGCCCATCGTGGGGATGCCGCGAATCTCCATCCCCGGCGTGCCCGCGGGGACGCAGAACATGGTGAGGCCCTCGTGCCGCGAGCTCGAGGCGTGGGTGCGAGCCACGAGCAGGAGGTGGTCCGCGAGGTGCGCGTTCGAGCACCAGGTCTTCTGCCCGTTGATGATGAATCCTCCCGGCGTCCGGATCGCGCGGCAGGTGAGCGCGGCGACGTCCGAGCCGGCCCCGGGCTCGGAAATGGAGATCGCCTCCACGCGGCCGCGGGTGATGCCGCCGAGAATCGTCTCGCGCTGGGCCTCGGTCCCGAACTTCATGTACGGACCGGCGGCGACCGCCGTGGTGACATAGCCACCCACCGGGGCGAGCCCGTATGCGGTCCGCTCGGCGAAGAGACAGATGTCGGACATGCCGCCGTCCGAGCCGCCATACTTCGACGGGATGCCCACCCCGAGCCAACCGAGCTCGGCCATCTGCGCGTAGAGGGCGGGGTTGTGGGCCTCGGTACCGTTCCCGGTCAAGGCGTCGCGCTGCGCACGCGTCCCCGTCTTGGCGCGGCAGAACGCATCGATGGCGGCGGCGAACGAGGCTTGCTCCGGTGTTCTCGCATGCATGGGAGTCCCTTGGGTGGTGGGTTCCGGGAGGTGGAGGATCAGGCGTTCGCGTAGAGCGTGGCGATGCGCTCGGCGTACTGCTCGAGGATGACGCGGCGCTTGAGCTTGAGGGTGGGCGTGAGCTGGCCCGTCGCGGGAGACCACGCCTCGGGGACCACCTCGAAGCGCTTGATCTGCTCCGCTCGGGAAAGCCGGGCGTTGGCCGAGGCAACGAGCGACTCGAGCTCGGCGCGAATCGCCGGATCGCGCGCGAGGTCGGCGAGCGACTGGGACGCGAGGCCACGGGCCTTGGCCCAGAGCGGCGCGGCGTCCGGGTCGAGCGAGACGAGTGCCGTCACGAAGGGCCGGCCGTCGCCAATCGTGATCGCCTGACCGACGAGCGGGTGCGCGCGCAGCATGCCTTCGAGCCGGGAGGGCGCGATGTTCTTCCCGCTCGAGGTGATGAGGAGCTCCTTCTTGCGGTCGGTGATGGTGAGGAATCCGTCGGGGTCGAGCGTGCCGATGTCGCCGGTGGCGAGCCAACCGTCCGCGTCGACCGCGCTGACGATCTGGCCGTCCGAGGCGAGATAGCCGAGGAACACCACGGGGCCGCGGACGAGGATTTCACCGTCCCCGGCCAGCCGGAGCTGCATTCCGGGAATGGGCCGGCCCACGGCACCCACCCGGAAGTCCGTGGGCGTGTTGATGGTGGCGCAGCCGGTGGTTTCGCTCATGCCCCAGACCTCGAGCACCTTGATTCCAAAGCCTCCGAGGTACTCGAGAATCTCGGCGGGGATGGGCGCCGAGCCGCTGCTCGCCCACTCGAGCGCGTCCAGTCCGAGCGCCCTGCGCAGGGGCTCGAGGACCCTGGCATCCACCTCCGCGACCTTTTGCTGGAGCTCCGGGGGCACGGCTTTTCCGGCACCTTCGAGCCGGAAGGCCTCCAGGGCCAGCGCATGAGCGGAGAGGATGGCCTCGCGCTGAGGAGGCTCGAGCGTGCCCAGCTTCGCCCGCAGGCCCCCGGCGAGCTTCTCCCAGACGCGCGGCACTCCGAAGAACGCGGGGGGAGACACCTTGGCCATCAGCGGCACCACGCCCGCCGGATCCGCGCAGATGTGCACGTGCAGCGCCTTGTAGAGTGCGCGGTAGAAGCCGAGCTCGCGCTCCGCGATGTGCGCCAGCGGGAGATAGGCGATCGACGGGGACTGCATGGGAGTGGGGACGGCGAGGTCCACCGCGATCGCCTCATAGAAGGCGTTCCGGTGGCTCAGCACCACGCCCTTGGGGTCGCCAGTGGTGCCCGAGGTGTACATCATCGCGATCGGATCCTCGGGCCGGATGTTTCTCCAACCGTCCTCGAAGATGGTGGGATCCGCCTGGTGCAACCTGCGTCCCTCGGCCTCGACCTCCGCGAAGGAGACGAAGCGCGCATCCCCGGCCGGAATGGCCGATGAATCGAGGACGATGATCCCCTTGAGCGCCAGGAGCGTTTCGAGCACCGGCCGCCACCGTGCGATCTCCTCCGCGCCCTCCAGCACCACCACCGTGGCCCGGCTGTGCCGCGCGACGTAGCCCACCTGCTCGGTGCTCAGGGTCTGGTACGCGGTACAGGGAATGGCGGCGAGGTGGACCGCCGCGAAGTCGATGATCCAATGCTCTGGCCGGCTGGACATCATGATCATCATCCGCTCGCCTCGCGTCAGCCCGAGCGCGCCGAGCCCGCGGGAGAGCGCGGCGGTCTGTTCGCGCAGCTGTGCCCAGGTGAGCGTCCTGTCTCCGGCGCTGAGGGCGGGAGCGCCCGCGTATTCTTCGGCATTGCGCTTGAGGAGCAGCGGCAGCGTGAGCCTGCCTGCCTGTGATTGGCACTGCGCTTCCAATGCTGCGAGCGACGGACCCATGGGCACCTCCTCGAGTCAATGGCCAGACGTGCTGTTTTGTTCCTCTTCAGGGGTCGACGTAGAGGTCGAGCAAGACGTCAGGACCACCCCCATAGCGGCTGAAGTCGGTGATGCCTTCGGCGCGGAGGACGTCTTCATCAATGAAGGTCTGCCCCGTGCAATCGCGCGGCGGACGCTGGAGGATGACCATGGCCGCGTCCGCCATGATCTCCGGCGAGCGGGCCCGCTGCATCGAGGCGTCGCCCCCGAGCATGTTCCTCACGGCGGCGGTGGCGATGAGCGTTCGGGGCCAGAGGGCGTTCGCGGCGATGCCGGCCTCGGCCAGCTCCGCGGCCCAGCCGAGCGTGAGCAGGGTCATCCCGTACTTGGCGAGCGTGTACGCCGGGTGCAGGCCCATCCAGCGCGGCGCGAGGTTGACCGGCGGCGAGAGCGAGAGGATGTGCGGGTGGGGAGATCTCCGCAGGTGCGGAATCGCCGCGCGCGTCAGAAGGAACGTCCCCCGCAGCTGGATCTGCTGCATCAGGTCGAAGCGCTTGACCGGCAGCTCTTCGGTCTTGAGCGGAGCGAGGGCGCTCGCGTTGTTGACGCAGAAGTCGATGCCACCAAAGCGCGCCACGGTCTCATCCACGGCCCGCTGCACGGCCGCTTCCTCGCGCACGTCGCCGACCACCGCGAGCGCCTGGCCTCCCGCGGCTTCGATCTCCGCGGCCGCCGTGTGCACCGTCCCGGGCAACCGTGGATCCGGCGTGTCGGTCTTCGCCAGGAGCGTGACGTTGGCCCCCAGGCGCCCCGCCGCGACGCCGATCGCCAGCCCGATTCCACGGCTTCCTCCGGACATCAACAGCGTGCGTCCCGCAAGCGGCCTCGAGGTCATCGCTCGTCCTTTCCTCGCTTGCGCCCTGACCCCGGCCCCCGGGAGTCGCCGGGCTCGGGGTGGGCGTCGTGATGGAGCTGGGGGAACACGTCGCGCACGATCGTGATGAGCGCTTCGCTCAGGAGCAGGTGCGCGTCCTCGCGCGAGAGTGTCCCGCCGCGGATCCACTCGCGGATGGTGGCTTTCACCAGCCCGCCGTAGGAGCGCATCATCGCCCGGTGCCGCGCGTCACTTCCGACCTCGACCTTGAGACCCAGGAACTCGAGCGTCTTCGAAGCGGCCACGTCGTCCGCATCCGAGATGATGCGCTCGACCTCCGGATCCGCGCCGATGCCCCCCGCGCCGGTAACCGCCACATAGGTCTTTCCGTGGGTCGCCACCGTATCGAGGTACCACTCGACACTGCGCTCCACCCGCTGCCGCAAGGTTCCCGTCATGGGCACACTCTCGTCCAGGCCGGGCATGAGCAGCATCCTCTTCACGACCTTCAAATAGAGGTCCCGCTTCTGCCCGAAGTAGTGATTGAGCAATCCACGGGCGACGCCGGCCTCCCGGGCGATGTCCGTGGTGGAGACTTCCGCGTACGGGCGCTCGCCGAACAGCCGCGTGGCGCACTCCAGAATCTGTTCCCTGCGCGTGTCCGGCTCGAGCCGTTTCCAGCGAGGAGAGGCGGCCTGGCTCATGAGTTCTGCTCCCGCCAGGGCAGGAACGCCGGCAGGTCCCGCTCCAACGTTCGGGGGAACTTCGCGGGCCGCTTCTGCAGGAACGACATCACGCCCTCCTCGGCGTCCGCGTTCCGGGCACAGCTCGCGATGAGCTGGCTGTCGAGTGCGAAGGCGGGCTCGGGCGAAGGGAGCGCGCCCATCTGGTAGAGGGCCTGCCGGATGACGGCCACGGACACCGGCGCGGTATTCTCGACCAGCTCGCGGGCGAGCGCATGGGCGGCATCGAGCAGCGCGTCGGGCTCGTGGAGGGAATGGACCAGGCCCGCGCCGAGCGCCTCTTCCGCGCGGATGAGACGGCCACTCACCATCCAATCGAGCGCGCGCCCCATTCCGACGAGCCGCGGCAGGAACCAGCACGAGCCCGCTTCCGGATAGATGCCACGCCGGCTGAAGACGAAGCCAAAGCGGCTGTCTTTCGCGGCGAGGCGGAAGTCCGCGGGGAGGATCATCGTCGAGCCCACGCCCACCGCGGCGCCTCGGACGGCGGCGATGACCGGCTTGCGCAGCGCGAACATCTTGCGAGTCACCCGAGTCGCCGGCTCGACCCAGCCGCGCTCCAGGTGATTGATATTCGACACCTCGAACGAACGGCCGCTCAGGTCCGCGCCCACGCAGAAGTCCCTGCCAGCGCCGGTGAGGACGACCACGCGCACGTCTTCGTTTGCGTCGGCGTTGCCGAGCGCGTCGGCGAGCTCGTCCGCCATGGTCACGGTGAATCCGTTCCTCGCTTCGGGACGGTTCAACTCCAGGGTAGCGACCCGATCCGCAACCGAAGACCGGATGTGTTGGTAGCTCATGAGTGGGCCTCTATCCGCGTGATGATGGGGGCTTGTTGGCATCGTGTCAACAGCAACAGCCTTTGAAGTGCCGCCTGCGAGGCCATGCCTGGTGTCCGACGTGTTGCGTCATTCCTGGGGACGCCCACCCGAACCCCTGCATGATATGCAAGTCCCCCACATCTGATTTTCCTTCAAAGGAGAACCCCGTGGATTTTCAACATTCACCCCGCGTCACGGAGCTGCAAAACCGGCTCAATGCCTTCATGAAGGAGCACGTCCATCCGAACGAACACACGTTCACGCAGCAGGTGCAGAAGAACCGTTGGGCGTCGCCGCCGATCGTCGAGGAGCTGAAGGCCAAGGCGAAAGCTCAGGGGTTGTGGAACCTGTTCATGCCGGGCACCGAGCACGGCGGCGCCGGCCTGACCAACCTCGAGTACGCGCCGCTGGCCGAAATCATGGGCCGCGTGTTCTGGGCTGCCGAGGTCTTCAACTGCTCCGCGCCCGACACCGGCAATATGGAAGTGTTCGCGCGGTACGCGACGCCCGAGCAACAGAAGAAATGGCTGGAACCGCTGCTGGAAGGAAGGATCCGCTCGGCCTATGTCATGACCGAGCCGAATGTGGCTTCCAGCGACGCGACCAACGTCGAGCTCTCGATCCGCGCTGAAGGCGACGAGTACGTCATCAACGGCACCAAGTGGTTCGCCACGGGCGCGATGCACGAGAACTGCCAGATCTTCATCGTCATGGGCAAGACCGATCCGGACAATCCGAACCGCCACCTGCAGCAGTCCCAGGTACTGGTCGAACGCGGCACGCCGGGCATGATCATCAAGCGGCCTCTGTCGACGCTGGGCTACTGGGAGGAGCCGCACGGCCACGCCGAAATCGTGTTCGACAACGTGCGCGTGCCGAAATCGAATCTCCTGCTCGGCGAGGGCCGCGGTTTCGAGATCGCCCAGGGCCGCCTTGGCCCAGGCCGCATCCATCACTGCATGCGCGTGATCGGCGCCGCCCAGCGCGCACTGGAGTACGCCTGCAAACGCGTGGAGAATCGCGTGGCCTTCGGCAAGAAGCTGAGCACGCAGGGCTCGGTGCGCGAGGCCATCGCGGTGATGGCATCCAAGGTCGAAATGTGCCGCCTGATGACGCTGCGCGCGGCGGACAAGATGGACCGCGTCGGCAATAAAGAGGCGAAAGACCTGATCGCGATGGCGAAAATCATGGTGCCGCAACTCGGCTTCGAGGTCATCGACATGGCCATCCAGCTACACGGAGCCGGCGGCCTGACCGGGGATTATTTCCTCGCCGAGGCGTTCAACTACGCACGCTGGTGCCGCATCGCCGATGGTCCCGATCAGGTCCACATGATGGCGCTCGGCAAGCAGGTCATCCAGGAGCTGTCAGCACTTTGAGCCAGGAAGCGGCCGCGTCCGGCACCTGCACGGCCGGTGGGGGCTCGAATTCTCGAGGAGGCGTATCCATGTCCGAGACAGTCGACACGCTGAATGTCGAAAATCTGCAGAAGTATCTGGCTGCGAGGATCGCCGATTTCGGCACGATTCAGGAATGCACCAAATTCGCGGGCGGGCAGTCCAACCCGACCTTCATGGTGCGCACAGAGAAGAGCAGATACGTGCTGCGCCGGAAGCCGCCCGGGCTGCTACTGAAATCGGCGCATGCGGTCGACCGCGAATACCGTGTGATGAGGGCGCTGGCAGCGACCCAGGTGCCAGTGCCAGGGATGCTCGCACTGTGCGACGACGACAGCGTCATCGGCTCGATGTTCTATGTGATGGAATTCGTCGAGGGCCGCATTTTCTGGAACGGCGCGCTGCCTGAACAGACACCAGCCGAGCGCCGCGCAATCTACGATGAGATGGTGCGCGTACTCGCCGCGATGCATACGGTCAACCTGGAGCAGACCGGACTCACCGACTACGGCCGCCCTGGCAACTATTTCGAGCGTCAGATCAGACGCTGGAGCGAACAATACCGAGCCAGCCAGACCGGCACCATGCCGGCAATGGAAAAGCTGATGGAGTGGCTACCCGCCAACGTGCCGGCCGACGACGGTCAGGTCGCGCTGAACCACGGCGACTACCGCATCGACAATGTCATGTTCCACCCGGCCGAACCGCGCATCGTCGCGGTGCTCGACTGGGAGCTGTCGACGCTCGGCCACCCGTGGGCGGATCTCGCGTATCAATGCATGCATTTGCGCCTGCCGCCGGATGCGGCGATCCCTGGCCTCGGCGGCCTTGACCGCGAGGCACTCGGCATTCCCTCGGAAGAAGAGTATGTCGCGCGCTATTGCGAGCTGACCGGCATCAAGGCGATCCCGAACTGGGATTTCTACATCATCTTCAGTTTCTTCCGCATCGCCGCGATTCTGCAGGGCGTCTACAAGCGCGCTCTCGACGGCAATGCGTCGAGCAGGAAGGCCATGGACTACGGCGCGCTGGCCGGTCCGATCGCGGAGATGGCCGTGGCGATGCTCCCATGACACCGGCAGGACCGCAGGAGAACACCATGAACAAGAATCGTTTTGATCTGACCGGCCGCGTGGCGCTGATAACCGGTGCGTCGAGCGGTCTCGGCGAGCATTTCGCGCGGGTCCTGGCCGAAGCCGGCGCCAAGGTGGTGGTCGCCGCGCGCCGTGTCGATCGCCTGCGGCATCTGGCCGAGCGCATCAAGAGTGCCGGTGGTGATGCCGCGGCCGTGGCGATGGATGTCACCGATCGCGACAGCGTGAAAACCGCATTCGAGGAGGCGGGCAGGTTCTTTGGCACCATCGACGTGCTGATCAACAATGCCGGCGTCGCCCGATCGATGCTCTTCGCGAAAACGCGGGAAGAAGACTGGGAGTACGTCGTCGATACCAACCTGAAAGCGGCGTGGCGCGTCGCCCGTGCGTTCGTCGATCAACCGGGCATGGCCGGCAGGCCCGGCAGCATCGTCAACATCTCCTCGATCCTCGGCATCGGTGTCGGCTATGGGGAGTCGCTGTATGCCACGTCCAAGGCGGGCTTGATCCAACTCACCCGGCACATGGCGCTGGAGTTGATGCGCAACAACATCCGCGTCAACGCGCTCTGCCCCGGCTACATCGAAACCGAAATCAACTCCGGCTACTTCAAGTCGGAGCGCGGTCAGGCCTACCTCAAGAACAACATCCCGTCGAAGAAGCTGGGTACGGCGGAAGACCTTTCGGGCGCGCTGCTGCTGTTGGCCAGCGACGCCGGCGCCTTCATCACCGGTGTCGCACTGCCCGTCGATGGCGGTCACCTGCTGCACTCGCTGTAATCACCGCTGCCTCTGGCCGGATTGAAGCCGGAGGCAGCGGCTCTTCCCGGAGCTCTAGAGCGTCTTCATGTACTCGATGATGGCCCAGCGCTCGTCGTCCGTGAGCGATTGCGTGAAGTCATGCCCGCCATTGCCAAGCCCATAGAGATGCGAATTGAAGATCATCCGCGAGCGAATCTGCTTCCGGGTAATGGGCGGCGGTGACTGGTAGGCGAGCGAGTTGTAGTTCGCGACGAGGTTGGCGATGCTCGCGAAGAGGATGTCGGGCGTCGCCATTTCCTGGCTACAGGGGAT contains:
- a CDS encoding acyl-CoA dehydrogenase family protein, with the protein product MDFQHSPRVTELQNRLNAFMKEHVHPNEHTFTQQVQKNRWASPPIVEELKAKAKAQGLWNLFMPGTEHGGAGLTNLEYAPLAEIMGRVFWAAEVFNCSAPDTGNMEVFARYATPEQQKKWLEPLLEGRIRSAYVMTEPNVASSDATNVELSIRAEGDEYVINGTKWFATGAMHENCQIFIVMGKTDPDNPNRHLQQSQVLVERGTPGMIIKRPLSTLGYWEEPHGHAEIVFDNVRVPKSNLLLGEGRGFEIAQGRLGPGRIHHCMRVIGAAQRALEYACKRVENRVAFGKKLSTQGSVREAIAVMASKVEMCRLMTLRAADKMDRVGNKEAKDLIAMAKIMVPQLGFEVIDMAIQLHGAGGLTGDYFLAEAFNYARWCRIADGPDQVHMMALGKQVIQELSAL
- a CDS encoding SDR family NAD(P)-dependent oxidoreductase, which encodes MNKNRFDLTGRVALITGASSGLGEHFARVLAEAGAKVVVAARRVDRLRHLAERIKSAGGDAAAVAMDVTDRDSVKTAFEEAGRFFGTIDVLINNAGVARSMLFAKTREEDWEYVVDTNLKAAWRVARAFVDQPGMAGRPGSIVNISSILGIGVGYGESLYATSKAGLIQLTRHMALELMRNNIRVNALCPGYIETEINSGYFKSERGQAYLKNNIPSKKLGTAEDLSGALLLLASDAGAFITGVALPVDGGHLLHSL
- a CDS encoding SDR family oxidoreductase encodes the protein MTSRPLAGRTLLMSGGSRGIGLAIGVAAGRLGANVTLLAKTDTPDPRLPGTVHTAAAEIEAAGGQALAVVGDVREEAAVQRAVDETVARFGGIDFCVNNASALAPLKTEELPVKRFDLMQQIQLRGTFLLTRAAIPHLRRSPHPHILSLSPPVNLAPRWMGLHPAYTLAKYGMTLLTLGWAAELAEAGIAANALWPRTLIATAAVRNMLGGDASMQRARSPEIMADAAMVILQRPPRDCTGQTFIDEDVLRAEGITDFSRYGGGPDVLLDLYVDP
- a CDS encoding phosphotransferase family protein, whose amino-acid sequence is MSETVDTLNVENLQKYLAARIADFGTIQECTKFAGGQSNPTFMVRTEKSRYVLRRKPPGLLLKSAHAVDREYRVMRALAATQVPVPGMLALCDDDSVIGSMFYVMEFVEGRIFWNGALPEQTPAERRAIYDEMVRVLAAMHTVNLEQTGLTDYGRPGNYFERQIRRWSEQYRASQTGTMPAMEKLMEWLPANVPADDGQVALNHGDYRIDNVMFHPAEPRIVAVLDWELSTLGHPWADLAYQCMHLRLPPDAAIPGLGGLDREALGIPSEEEYVARYCELTGIKAIPNWDFYIIFSFFRIAAILQGVYKRALDGNASSRKAMDYGALAGPIAEMAVAMLP
- a CDS encoding TetR/AcrR family transcriptional regulator gives rise to the protein MSQAASPRWKRLEPDTRREQILECATRLFGERPYAEVSTTDIAREAGVARGLLNHYFGQKRDLYLKVVKRMLLMPGLDESVPMTGTLRQRVERSVEWYLDTVATHGKTYVAVTGAGGIGADPEVERIISDADDVAASKTLEFLGLKVEVGSDARHRAMMRSYGGLVKATIREWIRGGTLSREDAHLLLSEALITIVRDVFPQLHHDAHPEPGDSRGPGSGRKRGKDER
- a CDS encoding enoyl-CoA hydratase-related protein, with the translated sequence MPTSPHHHADRGPLMSYQHIRSSVADRVATLELNRPEARNGFTVTMADELADALGNADANEDVRVVVLTGAGRDFCVGADLSGRSFEVSNINHLERGWVEPATRVTRKMFALRKPVIAAVRGAAVGVGSTMILPADFRLAAKDSRFGFVFSRRGIYPEAGSCWFLPRLVGMGRALDWMVSGRLIRAEEALGAGLVHSLHEPDALLDAAHALARELVENTAPVSVAVIRQALYQMGALPSPEPAFALDSQLIASCARNADAEEGVMSFLQKRPAKFPRTLERDLPAFLPWREQNS